A section of the Gloeobacter violaceus PCC 7421 genome encodes:
- the crtD gene encoding C-3',4' desaturase CrtD, whose product MTEKTAGRHPRDCQVVVIGAGIGGLTAGALLAARGFDVLVLEQAFVPGGCASTFKRRGFTFDVGATQVAGLEPGGVHERIFRELGVEPPAARPCDPACAVYLPQETEPICLWRDPERWRAERIRHFPGSERFWAKLDQLFELSWDFNSREPLLPPVRPEEYLALAAKLRPRTLLTLPYTLRTVADLLRDYKLADDRRLRRFLDMQLKLYSTVEADQTAALYGAVSLGITCDPRGLFHLEGSMQTLSDRLVEALRQHNGRLLTGQKVTAIHTRHGLAAGVTVHDRRSERDWEVRAAQIVANVPVWSLPELAGPALTKNYRERVDKLPEAPGAFVVYLGVRSEAVPVDCPPHLQFLYDYDGPVAENNSLFVSVSQPGDGRAPQGCSTIIASSFTDAKAWSAAADYTAMKERYTRTAIELLGRYFPDLEAHLVHVEAATPRTFEHFTARPHGFVGGIGQRPSQFGPFSLSNRTPVENLWLVGDSTHPGEGTAGVSYSALNCVKLLETSVS is encoded by the coding sequence ATGACCGAAAAAACGGCAGGCCGCCACCCGCGCGACTGTCAAGTTGTCGTGATCGGAGCTGGAATTGGCGGATTGACGGCCGGGGCGCTTCTGGCCGCCCGCGGCTTCGATGTACTGGTACTCGAACAGGCTTTTGTACCGGGGGGGTGCGCCTCGACTTTTAAGCGGCGCGGGTTCACCTTCGACGTCGGGGCTACCCAGGTGGCGGGGCTCGAACCGGGTGGGGTGCACGAGCGCATCTTCCGCGAACTCGGGGTGGAGCCGCCCGCCGCCCGGCCCTGCGACCCGGCCTGTGCGGTGTACCTACCGCAGGAAACGGAGCCTATCTGCCTGTGGCGCGACCCGGAGCGCTGGCGCGCAGAGCGCATCCGTCACTTTCCCGGCAGTGAGCGCTTCTGGGCGAAGCTGGACCAGCTCTTTGAATTGAGTTGGGATTTCAACTCGCGCGAACCGCTGCTGCCGCCGGTACGACCCGAGGAGTACCTGGCCCTGGCCGCCAAGCTCAGACCCCGCACGCTGCTGACCTTGCCCTACACCCTGCGCACCGTCGCGGACCTGCTCAGAGACTACAAGCTTGCGGATGACCGGCGGCTCAGGCGGTTCCTGGACATGCAGCTCAAACTCTACTCGACCGTCGAGGCGGACCAGACCGCCGCGCTGTACGGGGCGGTTTCCCTGGGAATTACCTGTGATCCGCGGGGGCTCTTTCACCTCGAAGGCAGCATGCAGACCCTCAGCGACCGCCTGGTGGAGGCGCTGCGCCAACACAACGGCCGGCTTTTGACCGGCCAGAAGGTGACGGCCATCCACACCCGCCACGGCCTGGCCGCCGGGGTCACCGTGCACGACCGCCGCAGCGAGCGCGACTGGGAAGTGCGCGCCGCTCAGATCGTGGCGAATGTGCCCGTCTGGAGCCTGCCGGAACTGGCCGGTCCGGCCCTCACTAAAAATTATCGCGAGCGAGTCGACAAGCTCCCGGAGGCCCCGGGAGCCTTCGTCGTTTACCTGGGTGTGCGCTCGGAGGCCGTTCCGGTGGACTGCCCGCCCCATCTGCAGTTTCTGTACGATTACGACGGCCCAGTGGCTGAAAACAACTCGCTGTTCGTCTCGGTGAGTCAGCCCGGCGACGGCCGGGCCCCCCAGGGCTGCTCCACAATCATCGCCTCCAGCTTCACCGATGCCAAAGCCTGGAGTGCCGCGGCGGACTACACCGCGATGAAGGAGCGCTACACCCGCACTGCCATCGAGTTGCTTGGCCGGTACTTTCCTGACCTCGAAGCCCACCTGGTGCACGTTGAAGCGGCCACACCGCGCACCTTTGAGCACTTTACCGCCCGCCCCCACGGCTTCGTGGGCGGTATCGGTCAGCGCCCGAGTCAGTTCGGTCCTTTTTCGCTCTCCAACCGCACGCCGGTCGAAAACCTCTGGCTGGTGGGCGATAGCACCCACCCCGGGGAGGGCACGGCCGGGGTGAGCTATTCAGCACTCAACTGTGTGAAGCTGCTCGAAACCTCCGTTTCCTGA
- a CDS encoding aspartate carbamoyltransferase catalytic subunit produces MLAALNAPFPWTRRHVLSLEDFSAAEYALVLQTAGSFQQVLARRNRKVPTLQGRIIVNLFFESSTRTRTSFELAAKALSADVVNFSAATSSLTKGETIFDTTRTFLAMGMDIVVVRHRDSGVPHAVARDLEQLGSPVSVINAGDGQHEHPTQALLDLFTLCTLLDAYDPRPELLAGKKIVIVGDILHSRVARSNLCSLVTCGGEVHLAGPPTLLPGEFRQYGATLHHHLAPALEGADFVMTLRLQKERMGDYLLPSLREYHRLYGITRERLALCSPGVRLLHPGPVNRGVELSSDLLDDPRLSLVSQQVTSGVAVRMALLYLLAGGKAA; encoded by the coding sequence GTGCTCGCCGCTTTGAATGCGCCGTTTCCCTGGACCCGCCGCCACGTTTTGAGCCTGGAGGATTTCAGCGCCGCCGAGTACGCCCTGGTATTGCAGACAGCCGGTAGCTTTCAGCAGGTGCTCGCCCGGCGCAACCGCAAAGTTCCGACGCTGCAGGGCCGGATTATCGTCAATTTGTTCTTCGAGTCCTCGACGCGCACCCGCACGAGCTTTGAACTGGCGGCCAAGGCCCTCTCGGCGGATGTGGTCAACTTCTCCGCCGCTACCTCCTCGCTCACCAAGGGCGAAACCATCTTCGACACCACCCGCACCTTTCTGGCGATGGGCATGGATATCGTCGTCGTCCGCCACCGAGACAGCGGCGTACCCCATGCCGTCGCCCGCGACCTCGAACAACTCGGTAGCCCCGTGAGCGTGATCAATGCGGGCGACGGCCAGCACGAGCACCCCACCCAGGCGCTGCTTGACCTGTTTACCCTCTGCACACTGCTGGATGCCTACGATCCTCGCCCCGAGTTGCTCGCGGGCAAAAAAATCGTCATCGTCGGCGATATTCTTCACTCGCGCGTCGCCCGCTCGAATCTGTGCAGTCTGGTCACCTGCGGGGGCGAGGTGCACCTGGCCGGGCCGCCGACGCTGTTGCCCGGCGAATTTCGCCAGTACGGCGCCACCCTCCACCACCACCTCGCCCCCGCCCTCGAAGGGGCGGATTTTGTGATGACCCTGCGCCTGCAAAAAGAACGCATGGGCGATTATCTGCTGCCCAGTCTGCGCGAGTACCACCGCCTCTACGGGATCACCCGCGAGCGGCTCGCCCTGTGCAGTCCGGGGGTGCGCCTGCTTCACCCCGGCCCGGTCAACCGCGGCGTCGAACTGAGTTCCGATTTGCTCGACGATCCGCGCCTCAGCCTGGTTTCCCAGCAGGTCACCAGCGGTGTGGCGGTGCGCATGGCCCTGCTCTATCTGCTTGCTGGGGGCAAGGCGGCTTGA
- a CDS encoding NifU family protein, with translation MRETFEDEVLELNRDNVELVLDELRPYLMSDGGNVELVEIEGPIVKLRLQGACGSCPSSTYTLKLGIERRMRELIPAVAEVEQVL, from the coding sequence ATGAGAGAAACCTTTGAAGACGAGGTTCTCGAACTGAATCGGGATAACGTCGAGCTGGTCCTCGACGAATTGCGCCCCTATTTGATGTCCGACGGCGGCAACGTCGAACTCGTCGAAATCGAAGGGCCGATCGTCAAACTGCGCCTGCAGGGCGCCTGCGGCTCCTGCCCCAGTTCGACCTATACCCTGAAGCTCGGTATCGAGCGGCGCATGCGCGAACTCATTCCGGCCGTTGCCGAGGTCGAACAGGTTCTCTAA
- a CDS encoding NAD(P)/FAD-dependent oxidoreductase: MHDVLIVGAGVAGLAAAGVLRKAGLTVRLVEKSRGVGGRLATRRVATASGEVRLDHGAQYFTCRSEAFRQVVEPLIADGEITLWLDGVPTLKQGILDPPDAAHRSARYICPQGMTALAKVLTHELDIRLETKATALALEENGRWRVTTDRGVEIARAVLLTPPPQQSLAIAGEFGDVSAFDPARAVDFLPCLAVMAGYGAADPGGLPRGLRWEDDPIVAWSALDSSKRRDPKATTFVVHTLPDFSREHFDAVAEKTAQRVLEHCACKLGGFTPLALARPEWVQVHRWRYAMPANPLDAAFLARSRPAPLLLAGCWCSGARVEGAFLSGQAAGRELVQCLAAS; the protein is encoded by the coding sequence ATGCACGATGTCTTGATTGTCGGAGCGGGTGTGGCGGGACTCGCAGCCGCCGGGGTGCTGCGCAAAGCCGGCCTTACCGTGCGCCTGGTCGAAAAGTCGCGGGGGGTGGGGGGGCGCCTTGCCACCCGGCGCGTGGCCACAGCCTCGGGAGAAGTGCGCCTCGACCACGGCGCCCAATATTTCACCTGCCGCAGCGAAGCTTTTCGGCAGGTGGTAGAGCCGCTGATCGCAGACGGCGAGATCACCCTTTGGTTGGACGGCGTACCGACGCTCAAACAAGGCATTCTGGATCCCCCGGACGCCGCACACCGCTCGGCGCGCTATATCTGCCCGCAGGGGATGACGGCGCTTGCCAAGGTGCTTACCCACGAACTTGATATCCGGCTTGAGACCAAAGCCACCGCTCTCGCTCTGGAGGAGAACGGCCGCTGGCGGGTGACGACCGACCGGGGAGTGGAAATTGCCAGAGCCGTATTGCTCACGCCGCCCCCGCAGCAAAGTTTGGCAATCGCCGGCGAATTTGGAGATGTATCGGCTTTCGACCCGGCCCGCGCCGTCGATTTTCTGCCCTGTCTGGCGGTGATGGCGGGTTATGGCGCCGCCGACCCCGGCGGGTTGCCTCGGGGTTTGCGCTGGGAGGACGACCCGATTGTCGCCTGGAGCGCCCTCGATTCGAGCAAGCGCCGCGATCCGAAAGCCACCACTTTCGTCGTGCACACGCTGCCGGACTTCAGCCGGGAGCACTTCGACGCCGTGGCTGAAAAAACCGCCCAGCGGGTCCTCGAACACTGTGCCTGCAAGCTGGGGGGTTTCACCCCGCTCGCCCTGGCCCGTCCCGAATGGGTGCAAGTGCACCGCTGGCGCTACGCGATGCCCGCCAACCCCCTCGATGCGGCGTTTCTGGCCCGCTCCCGGCCGGCCCCATTGCTCCTGGCCGGCTGCTGGTGCAGCGGTGCGCGGGTGGAGGGCGCCTTTCTTTCGGGTCAGGCGGCGGGCCGGGAACTGGTGCAGTGTCTGGCCGCTTCGTAA
- a CDS encoding ferredoxin, producing the protein MAAQQPAPGRSGFEPELGGLLRDGVERSGHEPELGGALRQKGVYVDEVTCIGCGHCAYVARNTFYLEAEYGRSRVVDQNGDATELIQEAIDCCPVDCIHWVDYTELPALEEQRRYQEIPDIGLPPTARKVRSRRPSVRRPRPKD; encoded by the coding sequence ATGGCGGCGCAGCAGCCCGCGCCCGGCCGCTCCGGCTTCGAGCCGGAACTAGGCGGTCTGCTCCGCGACGGTGTCGAGCGTTCAGGTCATGAACCCGAACTGGGTGGAGCTCTACGGCAGAAAGGCGTCTACGTCGATGAAGTGACCTGTATCGGCTGCGGTCACTGCGCCTACGTGGCCCGCAATACGTTTTACCTCGAGGCCGAGTATGGGCGCTCGCGGGTTGTCGATCAAAATGGCGACGCGACTGAATTGATTCAAGAGGCGATCGACTGCTGCCCGGTCGATTGTATCCACTGGGTCGATTACACCGAGCTTCCCGCCCTCGAAGAGCAGCGGCGCTACCAAGAAATTCCCGATATCGGCTTACCGCCCACGGCACGCAAAGTGCGCTCGCGCCGCCCGTCGGTGCGACGGCCCAGGCCCAAGGATTAG
- a CDS encoding DUF1257 domain-containing protein codes for MSHFTQIKTRIRNLDSLEKALVDLQIAAERGNVSVRGYRGETRPAQLVIRQDNGHDVGFVWNGQEYEIVTDVQFWQQPWTVERFLGKVSQRYALHTVLAESVPQGFNLVTQENREDGTMRLVLQRWSA; via the coding sequence ATGTCCCATTTCACCCAGATCAAGACGCGCATTCGCAACCTGGACTCGTTGGAGAAGGCCCTTGTCGACCTTCAGATCGCTGCCGAGCGCGGCAATGTCTCAGTGCGCGGTTACCGCGGCGAGACCCGCCCAGCCCAACTGGTGATCCGCCAGGACAACGGACACGACGTCGGCTTTGTCTGGAACGGCCAGGAATACGAGATAGTCACCGACGTTCAATTCTGGCAGCAGCCCTGGACGGTCGAGCGCTTCTTGGGCAAGGTGTCTCAGCGCTACGCCCTGCACACAGTGCTGGCCGAGTCGGTCCCCCAGGGTTTCAATCTGGTCACCCAGGAGAACCGCGAGGACGGCACGATGCGTCTGGTGCTTCAGCGCTGGAGCGCCTGA
- a CDS encoding DUF2997 domain-containing protein, whose product MEQIEFIVHSDGRVEERVTGVAGSRCSELTRSIEQALGPVQHVQPTSEYFQQSNIAQPLWNTSQTH is encoded by the coding sequence ATGGAGCAGATCGAGTTTATCGTCCATTCAGACGGCCGCGTCGAAGAGCGCGTCACGGGGGTCGCCGGCAGTCGTTGCTCGGAGCTCACCCGTTCGATCGAGCAGGCGCTTGGCCCGGTACAGCATGTGCAGCCGACTTCCGAGTACTTTCAGCAATCGAATATTGCCCAGCCTTTGTGGAATACTTCCCAGACCCACTGA
- a CDS encoding CPBP family intramembrane glutamic endopeptidase yields the protein MDLSRSQLLLTLAFSAIVLLLIAQIWRSLAGIDLPVVFSWLALGQGVGLGLAIGAMSFAVYQWWPAYRESADQYMEMVLTPLSRFDRVWLGLLPGLSEELLFRGVALPAIGLVASSLLFGLLHIWDWRHWPYALWATLIGLVLGVATLATGNLVVPVVAHVLVNWLSCLLWRKEPSRV from the coding sequence ATGGATCTTTCGCGCTCCCAGCTGCTGTTGACCCTGGCGTTCTCGGCGATCGTGCTGCTGCTGATTGCCCAGATCTGGCGCAGTTTGGCTGGCATCGATCTACCGGTGGTCTTCTCGTGGCTCGCCCTTGGCCAGGGTGTCGGTCTGGGGCTTGCCATCGGGGCGATGAGTTTCGCGGTCTATCAGTGGTGGCCTGCCTACCGCGAGAGCGCCGATCAATATATGGAGATGGTGCTGACGCCTTTGAGCCGCTTCGACCGCGTCTGGCTGGGGCTGTTGCCGGGGCTCAGCGAGGAGCTGTTGTTTCGGGGCGTGGCGCTGCCGGCCATCGGCTTGGTGGCCAGCAGTCTGTTGTTTGGCCTGTTGCACATCTGGGACTGGCGGCACTGGCCCTACGCGCTGTGGGCGACGCTCATCGGTCTGGTACTGGGAGTGGCGACGCTCGCGACCGGCAATCTGGTGGTGCCGGTGGTGGCCCACGTGCTGGTCAACTGGCTCTCGTGCCTACTCTGGCGTAAGGAGCCGAGTCGGGTGTGA
- the ruvA gene encoding Holliday junction branch migration protein RuvA, producing the protein MITFVRGMLAEVGPRSGQSWATVDVGGVGYRVWTHARTVGKLPRIGEEVKLFTLMIVREDAMQLFGFLEPGERELFGQLVSVSGIGPRMGLALLETLAPTELVQAILQGNTRALALAPGVGAKTAQRLALELRSRLSKWREESGLSAMGARASSRVYEEVELALLALGFAPGEVVRALDAVAPAMAGEEQTEAWLRAAIAWLSEQG; encoded by the coding sequence GTGATCACTTTTGTGCGCGGCATGCTCGCGGAGGTGGGTCCGCGCAGTGGCCAGAGTTGGGCGACCGTGGATGTGGGCGGTGTGGGTTACCGGGTGTGGACCCACGCGCGCACCGTCGGCAAATTGCCCCGCATCGGCGAAGAGGTCAAACTCTTCACCCTGATGATCGTGCGCGAGGATGCCATGCAGCTGTTCGGCTTTTTGGAACCCGGCGAGCGCGAACTGTTCGGCCAGCTGGTCTCTGTGAGCGGCATCGGACCGCGCATGGGCCTGGCGCTGCTGGAGACGCTCGCTCCGACCGAACTGGTGCAGGCGATTTTGCAGGGCAACACCCGCGCCCTCGCCCTTGCCCCGGGCGTCGGTGCCAAGACCGCCCAGCGCCTGGCTCTGGAGTTGCGCTCGCGCCTCTCGAAGTGGCGCGAGGAGTCGGGGTTGAGTGCTATGGGTGCCCGCGCCTCCTCGCGCGTCTACGAAGAAGTCGAGCTGGCGCTGTTGGCCCTGGGCTTCGCGCCGGGCGAAGTCGTGCGCGCCCTCGATGCGGTCGCCCCGGCGATGGCGGGCGAGGAGCAGACCGAAGCCTGGCTCAGGGCCGCCATCGCCTGGCTTTCGGAGCAGGGCTGA
- a CDS encoding esterase-like activity of phytase family protein, which yields MFSFKLGGLVGSRALAALSAAALTGAALGSSAALAQPTKVGTISFIGEVTFPTATFFDNTQVGGLSGITYDAERNVYYTVSDDRSSINPARFYTVAIDLAANTLAGVQFTGVTTLLDGAGQPFAASSIDPEGIAFTGRTVYISSEGEVSSTRIVDPFVNRFALNGEQNRELPVPLKFLPYPATVPTTVGIRNNLALESLTLTPNKAFLYSATENALVQDGPQASLSEGSPSRILRFNTLSGRPTAEYLYPVEPIPNAPVPPEAFATNGLVDLLALDDEGTLLALERAFSEGVGNTVKLYEISTAGATDIRDIGSLSAIDIARVKPVQKRLLLDLAVLGIVLDNLEGLTLGPTLGDGRRALILVSDNNFSETQFTQFLGFAVDLVPGR from the coding sequence ATGTTCAGTTTCAAATTGGGTGGCCTGGTGGGTAGCCGCGCGCTCGCGGCGCTGTCGGCAGCCGCCCTGACGGGTGCGGCGCTCGGGTCGTCGGCAGCCCTGGCGCAGCCGACCAAAGTCGGGACAATCAGCTTCATCGGTGAAGTGACCTTCCCGACGGCGACGTTTTTTGACAACACCCAGGTCGGGGGACTCTCGGGGATCACCTACGACGCCGAGCGCAACGTCTACTACACCGTTTCGGACGACCGCAGCTCGATCAACCCCGCCCGCTTCTACACCGTCGCCATCGATCTGGCCGCCAACACCCTTGCCGGGGTGCAGTTTACCGGGGTGACCACCCTGCTCGACGGTGCGGGCCAGCCCTTCGCGGCTTCCAGCATCGATCCCGAGGGGATCGCCTTTACCGGCAGGACCGTTTACATCTCCTCGGAAGGGGAAGTGAGCAGCACCCGCATCGTCGATCCGTTTGTCAACCGCTTTGCGCTCAACGGCGAGCAGAACCGCGAACTGCCGGTGCCGCTCAAGTTCTTGCCCTATCCCGCTACTGTTCCCACGACCGTGGGCATCCGCAACAACCTCGCCCTGGAAAGCCTGACGCTTACCCCGAACAAGGCGTTTCTCTACAGCGCCACCGAGAACGCCCTGGTGCAGGACGGACCCCAGGCCTCGCTCAGCGAGGGCAGCCCCTCGCGCATCCTGCGCTTCAACACGCTGTCGGGTCGGCCGACGGCGGAATATCTCTACCCGGTCGAACCCATCCCGAACGCGCCGGTGCCCCCGGAGGCTTTCGCCACCAACGGCCTGGTGGACTTGCTGGCCCTCGACGACGAAGGGACGCTCCTGGCCCTGGAGCGCGCCTTCTCCGAGGGGGTGGGCAACACCGTCAAGCTCTACGAAATCTCCACCGCCGGGGCGACGGACATCCGCGACATCGGCAGCCTGAGCGCCATCGACATCGCCCGGGTCAAACCCGTCCAGAAGCGGCTGCTGTTGGATCTGGCGGTGCTCGGCATTGTGCTGGATAACCTCGAAGGGCTCACCCTCGGGCCGACTTTGGGCGACGGGCGGCGGGCTTTGATCCTCGTGAGCGACAACAACTTCAGCGAGACCCAGTTCACCCAGTTTCTCGGTTTCGCCGTCGATCTGGTGCCGGGACGCTGA
- the thrS gene encoding threonine--tRNA ligase has product MENDILRQSDPEKLHRIRHSTSHILAMAVQKLFPETKVTIGPAIENGFYYDFDRPTPFTPEDLKKIEKEMRRIVQQKLPLVREEVPREAMRERLEALGEPYKLELFEGFDHDAPVSLYRTGDWWDLCAGPHVESTAEIHPNAFKLRSVAGAYWRGDEKRAQLQRIYGTAWETPEQLEEFLRREEEAKKRDHRKLGRELGLFVFSDLVGPGLPLWTPKGALLRYILEEFLRKEQVKRGYQQVVTPHIARVDLFKTSGHWFKYKDDMFPLMATSEEEGAEEGFVMKPMNCPFHIQIYKSELHSYRELPIRLAEFGTVYRYEQSGELGGLTRVRGFTVDDSHLFVTPEQLDDEFKKVVDLIQFVFRSLQLGDGFSARLSFRDPTSDKYIGSDAAWEKAQAAILKASQDLGLKYFVAEGEAAFYGPKLDFIFRDALGREWQLGTVQVDYILPERFELEYVAEDGSRRRPVMIHRAPFGSLERFIAILIEHFAGDFPLWLAPEQVRILPVTDQFVGYAESVKDRLVSLEMRAEVDASSERLGKKIRNGETAKVPVLLVVGESEANSGTVAVRTRVEGEKDKGTLPVEEAIAYLQERLAKRT; this is encoded by the coding sequence ATGGAAAACGACATTCTCCGGCAAAGCGACCCCGAAAAACTGCACCGGATCCGCCACAGCACCAGCCACATCCTGGCGATGGCGGTCCAGAAGCTTTTCCCGGAGACCAAGGTAACCATCGGCCCGGCCATCGAGAACGGCTTCTACTACGACTTCGACCGGCCGACTCCCTTCACCCCCGAAGATCTCAAAAAGATCGAAAAAGAGATGCGCCGCATCGTGCAGCAGAAATTGCCGCTGGTGCGCGAGGAAGTGCCGCGCGAGGCGATGCGCGAGCGCCTCGAAGCGCTGGGGGAGCCCTACAAACTGGAACTCTTTGAAGGCTTCGACCACGACGCGCCGGTGAGCCTCTACCGCACCGGCGACTGGTGGGATCTGTGCGCCGGTCCCCACGTCGAATCGACCGCCGAGATCCACCCGAACGCCTTCAAATTGCGCTCGGTGGCAGGGGCTTACTGGCGCGGCGACGAGAAGCGCGCCCAACTGCAGCGCATCTACGGCACCGCCTGGGAGACCCCCGAGCAACTCGAAGAATTTTTGCGCCGCGAGGAGGAGGCCAAAAAGCGCGACCACCGCAAACTCGGCCGCGAATTGGGACTGTTTGTCTTCTCGGATCTGGTCGGGCCGGGTCTACCGCTGTGGACCCCCAAAGGAGCCCTGCTGCGCTATATCCTCGAAGAATTCCTGCGCAAGGAGCAGGTCAAGCGCGGCTACCAGCAGGTAGTCACCCCCCACATCGCCCGCGTGGACCTGTTCAAAACCAGCGGCCACTGGTTCAAGTACAAAGACGACATGTTTCCGCTGATGGCCACAAGCGAGGAGGAAGGGGCCGAAGAAGGCTTCGTGATGAAGCCGATGAACTGTCCTTTCCATATCCAGATCTACAAGTCGGAGTTACACTCCTACCGGGAGCTGCCGATCCGCCTCGCCGAATTCGGGACGGTGTACCGCTACGAGCAGTCGGGCGAGTTGGGCGGCCTGACGCGCGTGCGCGGCTTTACGGTCGACGACTCGCACCTGTTTGTGACGCCCGAACAACTGGACGACGAATTTAAAAAAGTCGTCGATTTGATCCAGTTCGTCTTCCGCTCGCTGCAGTTGGGCGACGGTTTTTCCGCCCGCCTCTCCTTTCGCGACCCGACCTCAGACAAATACATCGGCTCCGACGCAGCCTGGGAAAAAGCCCAGGCAGCTATCCTCAAAGCATCCCAAGACTTGGGTCTCAAGTACTTCGTGGCCGAAGGGGAAGCGGCATTTTACGGCCCCAAGCTCGACTTTATCTTCCGAGATGCCCTCGGCCGCGAGTGGCAACTGGGCACCGTCCAGGTCGATTACATCCTGCCGGAGCGCTTCGAGTTGGAGTACGTCGCCGAGGACGGCTCCCGCCGCCGCCCGGTGATGATCCACCGCGCCCCCTTCGGTTCGCTCGAACGGTTCATCGCCATCCTCATTGAGCACTTTGCGGGCGATTTTCCGCTCTGGCTCGCCCCTGAGCAGGTACGGATTTTGCCCGTCACCGACCAGTTCGTGGGCTATGCCGAGTCGGTCAAAGATCGCCTCGTGTCCCTGGAGATGCGCGCCGAGGTCGACGCGAGCAGCGAACGGCTGGGCAAGAAGATCCGCAACGGCGAGACCGCCAAGGTGCCGGTGCTGCTGGTGGTGGGTGAAAGTGAGGCGAATAGCGGCACGGTGGCGGTCCGCACCCGCGTCGAGGGCGAAAAGGACAAAGGTACCCTACCCGTTGAGGAGGCCATCGCCTACCTGCAGGAGCGCCTCGCAAAGCGTACCTGA
- a CDS encoding ankyrin repeat domain-containing protein, with amino-acid sequence MKYALGLLLPLFFCTVAAAQPIDSSGEFPGGEAYRPCAWLAESLPLQVFIDPIPKSAAEREGEYLQTLLDAIKAWNDVGVGGKPVFEQTRDRADADVAVAWQFEPNTTASGFMQVQMRSGGRSYGVCVRSRITLILQHWRRRQIPTGLLGFFLPVPIPNFTTENLELRSADELRVIATHELGHALGLPHSTDTGDVMYPFEGQKFLYYGIEFTNVQVLTEKSRRTLAAFYDDAWLDFRLAQIERPIHTRSGTADTPPAAAPMLSRAATGRGRPLVEAAAAGRLPEAERLLAGGLEIDARDESGWTPLIAAAASGREQMVAFLIQKGADVNARDTSGYTALSHARAGRFTRIVELLTRAGARN; translated from the coding sequence GTGAAATACGCGCTTGGGCTGCTTCTGCCTCTATTTTTCTGTACCGTCGCTGCGGCCCAGCCCATCGATTCGAGCGGTGAATTTCCCGGCGGGGAGGCTTATCGTCCCTGCGCCTGGCTTGCCGAATCCTTGCCGCTGCAGGTCTTTATCGATCCGATCCCCAAATCCGCCGCCGAGCGCGAGGGCGAGTACCTGCAGACGCTGCTCGACGCCATCAAAGCCTGGAACGATGTGGGCGTCGGCGGCAAGCCGGTCTTCGAGCAGACGCGCGACCGCGCCGATGCGGATGTGGCAGTGGCCTGGCAGTTCGAGCCGAATACGACCGCCTCCGGCTTCATGCAGGTGCAGATGCGCAGCGGCGGCAGATCCTATGGTGTGTGCGTCCGCTCGCGCATTACTTTGATACTTCAGCACTGGCGGCGGCGGCAGATCCCCACGGGACTGTTGGGTTTTTTCCTGCCGGTGCCGATTCCCAACTTCACCACCGAAAATCTTGAACTGCGCAGTGCCGACGAGTTGCGCGTCATCGCCACCCACGAATTGGGCCATGCCCTCGGCCTACCCCACAGCACCGATACGGGCGATGTGATGTACCCCTTCGAGGGCCAAAAATTTCTCTACTACGGCATCGAGTTCACCAACGTCCAGGTGCTCACCGAGAAGTCCAGGCGCACCCTGGCCGCTTTTTACGACGACGCCTGGCTTGATTTTCGGCTCGCGCAGATCGAGCGGCCCATCCATACACGTTCCGGCACAGCAGACACCCCGCCGGCCGCCGCTCCGATGCTTTCTCGGGCTGCGACCGGCCGGGGGCGTCCCCTGGTGGAGGCGGCGGCGGCGGGCAGACTGCCGGAGGCCGAGCGACTGCTGGCTGGCGGCCTGGAAATTGACGCGCGCGACGAGAGCGGTTGGACGCCGCTGATTGCTGCCGCCGCGAGCGGACGCGAGCAGATGGTGGCTTTTTTGATTCAAAAGGGAGCGGACGTGAATGCCCGGGATACCAGCGGTTACACAGCCCTGAGCCACGCGCGGGCGGGTCGGTTTACCCGCATCGTCGAATTGCTCACCCGCGCCGGGGCGAGAAATTAA